A window of the Chelonoidis abingdonii isolate Lonesome George chromosome 19, CheloAbing_2.0, whole genome shotgun sequence genome harbors these coding sequences:
- the IRX3 gene encoding iroquois-class homeodomain protein IRX-3 isoform X1 translates to MSFPQLGYQYIRPIYPSERQGSGGARSGTELTQSGTLSNVLSSMYGAPYAAAAAAQGYGAFLPYTAELPIFPQLGAQYELKDSPGVQHPAFPHHHPAFYPYGQYQFGDPSRPKNATRESTSTLKAWLNEHRKNPYPTKGEKIMLAIITKMTLTQVSTWFANARRRLKKENKMTWAPRSRTDEEGNSYGSDHEGEEDKREDEEEIDLENIDTEHMESQKDELEEDPDLLHSDSKTDSEGSEGFEDLPRSEERFLKAMEGGRPHPPAGGLEPLKLPPQQHRLSPPAPASPPTEGSLASAGQKPKIWSLAETATSPDNPRKSPGSGSGCSPPAAAPQSLPLAPPPPHRLVSSCPLGKFPNWTSRAFSAHHHHPHPLTLLSTPHLLGLGATPGAASSAAAIAAFPRPADQAQSTESAGTDRSSALEVEKKLIKTAFQPVQRRPQNQLDAAMVLSALSSS, encoded by the exons ATGTCTTTCCCCCAGCTGGGCTACCAGTATATCAGGCCGATTTACCCCTCTGAGCGCCAGGGGAGCGGCGGCGCTCGAAGCGGGACAGAGCTCACCCAGTCCGGTACGCTCTCCAATGTTTTATCCTCCATGTACGGAGCGCCTTACGCCGCCGCCGCGGCAGCTCAAGGatatggtgctttcctgccctaCACCGCCGAGCTTCCCATCTTCCCGCAGCTG GGTGCCCAGTACGAGCTGAAGGACAGCCCCGGCGTGCAGCACCCGGCCTTCCCGCACCACCACCCCGCTTTCTACCCCTATGGGCAGTACCAGTTCGGGGACCCGTCCCGGCCCAAGAACGCCACCCGGGAGAGCACCAGCACCCTCAAGGCCTGGCTGAACGAGCACCGCAAGAACCCCTACCCCACCAAGGGCGAGAAGATCATGCTGGCCATCATCACCAAAATGACCCTCACCCAGGTCTCCACCTGGTTCGCCAACGCCCGCCGGCGGCTTAAGAAGGAGAATAAAATGACCTGGGCGCCCCGCAGCCGGACGGACGAGGAGGGGAACTCGTACGGGAGCGACCACGAGGGGGAAGAGGACAAGCGGGAGGACGAGGAGGAGATCGACCTGGAGAACATCGACACGGAGCACATGGAGAGCCAGAAGGACGAGCTGGAGGAGGACCCCGACCTGCTGCACTCAGACTCCAAGACGGACTCGGAAGGCTCCGAGGGCTTCGAGGACTTGCCCCGCTCCGAGGAGCGCTTCCTCAAGGCCATGGAGGGGGGGCGCCCCCACCCGCCCGCCGGGGGGCTGGAGCCCCTCAagctgcccccccagcagcaccGCCTCTCCCCGCCCGCCCCGGCCTCGCCCCCGACGGAGGGCAGCTTAGCCAGCGCGGGGCAGAAGCCCAAGATCTGGTCCCTGGCGGAGACGGCCACCAGCCCGGACAACCCCCGCAAGTCCCCCGGGAGCGGCAGCGGCTGCTCCCCCCCAGCGGCGGCCCCCCAGAGCCTACCGCTGGCTCCGCCCCCGCCCCACAGACTCGTCTCCTCCTGTCCGCTGGGCAAGTTTCCCAACTGGACCAGCCGGGCTTTCTcggcccaccaccaccacccgcaCCCGCTCACCTTACTGAGCACTCCCCACCTGCTGGGACTCGGGGCCACTCCCGGCGCAGCCTCCAGCGCTGCAGCCATCGCTGCCTTCCCCAGACCCGCCGACCAGGCTCAGAGCACGGAGTCCGCTGGAACAG atCGATCTAGTGCCTTGGAAGTAGAGAAAAAGTTAATAAAGACAGCTTTCCAGCCAGTTCAGAGGCG GCCCCAGAACCAACTTGATGCAGCTATGGTTCTATCAGCGTTGTCATCATcatag
- the IRX3 gene encoding iroquois-class homeodomain protein IRX-3 isoform X2, translating to MSFPQLGYQYIRPIYPSERQGSGGARSGTELTQSGTLSNVLSSMYGAPYAAAAAAQGYGAFLPYTAELPIFPQLGAQYELKDSPGVQHPAFPHHHPAFYPYGQYQFGDPSRPKNATRESTSTLKAWLNEHRKNPYPTKGEKIMLAIITKMTLTQVSTWFANARRRLKKENKMTWAPRSRTDEEGNSYGSDHEGEEDKREDEEEIDLENIDTEHMESQKDELEEDPDLLHSDSKTDSEGSEGFEDLPRSEERFLKAMEGGRPHPPAGGLEPLKLPPQQHRLSPPAPASPPTEGSLASAGQKPKIWSLAETATSPDNPRKSPGSGSGCSPPAAAPQSLPLAPPPPHRLVSSCPLGKFPNWTSRAFSAHHHHPHPLTLLSTPHLLGLGATPGAASSAAAIAAFPRPADQAQSTESAGTGPRTNLMQLWFYQRCHHHS from the exons ATGTCTTTCCCCCAGCTGGGCTACCAGTATATCAGGCCGATTTACCCCTCTGAGCGCCAGGGGAGCGGCGGCGCTCGAAGCGGGACAGAGCTCACCCAGTCCGGTACGCTCTCCAATGTTTTATCCTCCATGTACGGAGCGCCTTACGCCGCCGCCGCGGCAGCTCAAGGatatggtgctttcctgccctaCACCGCCGAGCTTCCCATCTTCCCGCAGCTG GGTGCCCAGTACGAGCTGAAGGACAGCCCCGGCGTGCAGCACCCGGCCTTCCCGCACCACCACCCCGCTTTCTACCCCTATGGGCAGTACCAGTTCGGGGACCCGTCCCGGCCCAAGAACGCCACCCGGGAGAGCACCAGCACCCTCAAGGCCTGGCTGAACGAGCACCGCAAGAACCCCTACCCCACCAAGGGCGAGAAGATCATGCTGGCCATCATCACCAAAATGACCCTCACCCAGGTCTCCACCTGGTTCGCCAACGCCCGCCGGCGGCTTAAGAAGGAGAATAAAATGACCTGGGCGCCCCGCAGCCGGACGGACGAGGAGGGGAACTCGTACGGGAGCGACCACGAGGGGGAAGAGGACAAGCGGGAGGACGAGGAGGAGATCGACCTGGAGAACATCGACACGGAGCACATGGAGAGCCAGAAGGACGAGCTGGAGGAGGACCCCGACCTGCTGCACTCAGACTCCAAGACGGACTCGGAAGGCTCCGAGGGCTTCGAGGACTTGCCCCGCTCCGAGGAGCGCTTCCTCAAGGCCATGGAGGGGGGGCGCCCCCACCCGCCCGCCGGGGGGCTGGAGCCCCTCAagctgcccccccagcagcaccGCCTCTCCCCGCCCGCCCCGGCCTCGCCCCCGACGGAGGGCAGCTTAGCCAGCGCGGGGCAGAAGCCCAAGATCTGGTCCCTGGCGGAGACGGCCACCAGCCCGGACAACCCCCGCAAGTCCCCCGGGAGCGGCAGCGGCTGCTCCCCCCCAGCGGCGGCCCCCCAGAGCCTACCGCTGGCTCCGCCCCCGCCCCACAGACTCGTCTCCTCCTGTCCGCTGGGCAAGTTTCCCAACTGGACCAGCCGGGCTTTCTcggcccaccaccaccacccgcaCCCGCTCACCTTACTGAGCACTCCCCACCTGCTGGGACTCGGGGCCACTCCCGGCGCAGCCTCCAGCGCTGCAGCCATCGCTGCCTTCCCCAGACCCGCCGACCAGGCTCAGAGCACGGAGTCCGCTGGAACAG GCCCCAGAACCAACTTGATGCAGCTATGGTTCTATCAGCGTTGTCATCATcatagttaa